The following are encoded together in the Macadamia integrifolia cultivar HAES 741 chromosome 10, SCU_Mint_v3, whole genome shotgun sequence genome:
- the LOC122091808 gene encoding chalcone synthase 2-like: MGSVGEIYEAQRAQGPATVLAIGTANPTNCMYQPEFPDFYFRSTKSEHMTDLKDKFKRICDRSTIIKRHLYMTEDIIAENPDFYNPTAPSLDARQDIMVVELPKLAKEAALKAIDEWGQPKSKITHVVFTTISGVDAPGADFQLIKLLGLSPTVRRVMMYHLGCYGGGSVLRVAKDLAENNKGARVLVVCSELNSVSGFKGPTTTDFHTLLGQAIFADGAAALIVGADPDTLVERPLFQLFSTGTRILPDSDDMVEGHLRQAGLSISLSKDVAKTIAGNIGKCLEEAFSKVGISDWNSIFWISHPGGPAILDLIEKTLGLKEEKLKASRKVLSEFGNMSSPTVMFILDEMRNKSKKEGKTTTGEGYDWGVLLGFGPGLTVETIVLRSIGTV, translated from the exons atGGGTTCAGTTGGAGAAATCTATGAAGCTCAGCGCGCACAGGGTCCAGCCACAGTTCTGGCCATCGGCACAGCAAATCCAACCAATTGTATGTATCAGCCTGAGTTCCCTGATTTCTACTTCAGATCCACAAAGAGTGAGCATATGACTGATTTGAAGGACAAGTTCAAGCGTATCT GTGACAGATCAACAATCATAAAACGTCATCTCTACATGACTGAAGATATTATCGCGGAGAACCCTGACTTCTACAACCCTACCGCTCCATCACTTGATGCACGCCAAGATATTATGGTTGTTGAGCTTCCCAAGTTGGCTAAGGAAGCAGCGTTGAAAGCCATCGATGAATGGGGACAGCCCAAATCAAAGATCACCCATGTTGTATTCACTACCATTTCTGGTGTTGATGCACCTGGTGCCGACTTCCAACTCATTAAGCTCCTAGGTCTTTCACCAACCGTTAGACGTGTCATGATGTATCATCTAGGCTGCTACGGTGGTGGCAGTGTCCTCCGCGTTGCCAAGGACCTTGCTGAGAACAATAAGGGTGCCCGTGTTCTTGTTGTTTGCTCGGAGTTGAACTCTGTAAGTGGCTTCAAGGGACCTACCACGACGGACTTCCACACCCTACTTGGGCAAGCAATATTCGCAGATGGCGCTGCAGCTTTAATAGTTGGTGCAGACCCTGACACATTAGTTGAGCGTCCATTGTTTCAACTCTTTTCGACAGGTACTCGAATTCTCCCAGACTCAGATGATATGGTTGAAGGCCACTTGCGTCAAGCAGGTCTTTCAATCAGCTTATCCAAGGATGTAGCCAAAACTATAGCTGGGAACATCGGAAAGTGCTTGGAGGAAGCATTCAGCAAAGTTGGTATTAGTGATTGGAACTCCATTTTTTGGATATCTCACCCTGGTGGCCCAGCAATTTTGGACCTCATTGAAAAAACCCTTGGTTTGAAGGAGGAGAAGCTGAAAGCATCAAGGAAAGTGCTGAGCGAATTTGGTAATATGTCTAGTCCCACTGTGATGTTCATTTTAGATGAGATGAGGAACAAGTCTAAGAAGGAAGGGAAAACCACAACTGGAGAAGGGTATGATTGGGGTGTGCTATTAGGGTTTGGACCAGGTCTAACTGTGGAGACAATTGTCCTTCGTAGCATTGGAACAGTTTAA